gtaaaggtgcGCCTTGCGCCAACCTCCACTGCTttagtaacgagccagttttgagaatatgcgaagtagaaagtacagaaattTGTTGTCAAATGTAGCTTGTTAAAGTTAAAAGtcttcaggaaaataaatactcaagtacagtacagatatgtgaaaaatcgacttaagtacagtaacaaagtaattCTGCTTCGCTACTTCCCACCACTCGTTTCTTAACTATGtatctctgtcttttcttccaCAGACGTCAGCTCTCCAGATGTCAGCAACCTGAGGATTGTTCTGCTGGGGAAGACTGGATCAGGAAAGAGCTCCACAGGAAACACCATCCTGGGACTACAGAAGTTTGAGACAAAgcccctctctctgtcatctGTGACAGCTCAGTGCAAAAAAGAAACAGGGCATTTTGATGAAAGAACCGTGAGTGTTATTGACACCCCTGGGGTCTTTGACACATCGATGACAGAGCTCGAGTTGAAAAGTGAAATAGAGAATGGTATCGCACTGTCTCTCCCAGGACCTCATATATTTCTGCTAGTGATGAGATTGGATGCACGGTTCACAAAGGAAGAGAAGAGTGCTGTGAATTGGATCAAGGAGCACTTTGGTGAGGAAGCCAACAAGTATACGATGGTGCTTTTCACTAGGGGTGATCAACTCAAAGGAGGGT
The sequence above is a segment of the Limanda limanda chromosome 2, fLimLim1.1, whole genome shotgun sequence genome. Coding sequences within it:
- the LOC132996542 gene encoding GTPase IMAP family member 9-like; this translates as MMPLSTTKDVSSPDVSNLRIVLLGKTGSGKSSTGNTILGLQKFETKPLSLSSVTAQCKKETGHFDERTVSVIDTPGVFDTSMTELELKSEIENGIALSLPGPHIFLLVMRLDARFTKEEKSAVNWIKEHFGEEANKYTMVLFTRGDQLKGGSVESVLAECPELRELISDYKAGYMVFDNTCMQNRTQVADLFEKIDKTVQLNGSHYTSSIYEEVQRKRRNAEWWKKCGERVNTLSGHLLTAAVAGAVAAGGLAIPTWSLLAIAGSGAVHFTWGWLKPKPKP